A stretch of DNA from Rattus rattus isolate New Zealand chromosome 1, Rrattus_CSIRO_v1, whole genome shotgun sequence:
tcttttttttttttttcttccaccagTTAAAATGGCCATCTGTTTATCATCTGCCAGGCTCCCCCATGCCCACGTGCACTGAAACTCTATGAGAACAAGAACCCCATATACCTTGCTCATAGCTTTGTTCCTAGCGCTGATAACAGTGCACATGTTAAAAGCCCAATAACTTACCTATTGCCTGAGTGGGTGAGGCTGGGGCTTCTGATGCATTTCCATATCCAGCCTCAAGTCCGGGGCTCTTTGTACACTCAAGGTTGAGCAGGCTGAGGCACTCGGTGCTGAGCCCTGcttccttctcagccatttctcTTCTCATAGGTTTGTTCTCATGAACAAGATGGATGACCTCAACTTGCACTACCGGTTTCTGAACTGGCGAAGGAGGATTCGGGAGATCCGAGAGGTCCGGGCTTTCCGATATCAGGAGAGGTTCAAGCATATCCTTGTAGATGGTGACACTTTGAGGTGAGCATAGGAAAATGGTTCCACCCTGTCCCTGTCAGCTCCTTTTCCAGGTCTCAGACAGAGGTGTTTTAGAGGGTGAGGATTTTACACCCCACTTCGAGGGGCACCCCAGTTCCTTTGCACATTCCTTTCTGCCACTTGTCATGGGGCCTGTTgatgttttaatttgtttatttagtgtggcATGGGGAGATGGCTGTTAAAGGACAGCGTGAGGAGGTTGATTCTCCTTAGGTCATGGGGACCTGGGGACCCAACTCTGGTCATTAGGCAAGTGCTTCTATACACTGGGCCATCCCACtggtctttattttgtttacGAGACAGCCAGGCTGTCCTAAGACTTACAGTCCTTCTCCTCAGCtcccccagagctgagattacaggcaggtaCCACCTCAGCCATCTTGACTCACTTTCTTCTGGTGACTTAGAAATTCCGAGCTGTAAGAGGCTGCCAAACTCTGCCTTGACTGTGAGTCTGTGTGacctgcaccccccacccccttcttttttcttttttttctggagctggggactgaacccagggccttggctcaagctcaagcgctctaccgctgagctaaatccccaaccccggcctgCATCCCCTTAAACTTGCATCTCAAAGACTGGGCTCAGCAGGGAGGGGCCCTCTGTAAGGCCGCAGGCCCTGTCTAGGGAGTGCCAGTTGTGTAGTATCACTAGTACTAACTACATAGTCACAAATACTACCTGAGGGAGTAGGGTAGTCACCCACTCCACATCTTTCTAGCCCTCCAGtttgcatttttatgttttttgccTGGAGCCTTCCctgactccttccttcctgcatcAGGTAGTTATCATGTAAAGGGAGAAGGAATGAGCATTATTTAGCCTGAGGGGAAGAAAGCTGAAATGTAGGAGACTGAATGACTCTTTCAGTCTGGAGAATTTAGACAGAGGGTAGAGGTCAGCTGTTCCCTCGCTCCGTGAGGCAAGGGCCAAAGTTGCAGCAGGAAGAATTGAGGTTAGCTAACACTGTGGCACCCCTAACAAGCAATTAGGGGAggttgtgcattttttttttcttctgaaaatgaagaaactagGCTGCACTGACCTAGTGTGGGTTGGACCCTGGCTGGAAACAGTGGGAAGAGGACATAAGGTACCTTTAGTCCCgtgtttgtgttcgtgtgtgcatgtgtgcgtgtgtgcgtgcattcgtgcgtgcgtgcgtgtgtgtgcgtgtgtgcgtgtgtgtgtgtgtgtgtgtgtgtgtgtgtgtgtgtgtgtgtgtgagagagagagagagagagagagagagggagaacgtgatgtttttcctctctttttttttcaagacatagtttctctgtgtaaccctggctatcctggagctgactctgtagaccaagctggctccaaactcagagatcctcctgccactgcctcctgagtgctgccgtGCCTGGCTATCCGCAGATTTCCAGAAGTGTGCCCTGATGAGCTCTTTGTGCTAGCCCTCACAAGGTTGGGGTTTGGAATATTAGGACTTCCTCCCAACACCTGGGCTTATCTGCTAATAGAACCTTTCTATATTCCTTTAGTTACCATGGAAATTCTGGTGAAGTTGGCTGCTACGTGGCTTCTCGACCCCTGACCAAGGACAGCAATTATTTTGAGGTGATCAAGCAGTAGGTGGGCAGAGTTGGGGGGCTGGGGTGTGTTGGTGGGGTTGGTGATGAGGAGTGAATTCATGAAGCTCCTCCTCTATGACCCGGCCTTTTACATCTTTCACCAGGGTTGTTCTTTTGGGAGGAGGTGCAGGCCAGCATGTCTCTGAGAGACAGGTGCCCTGGAGTCTCCTCACTCTTGCCCTTCTGCTCCGCTGTCCCCTTGCCTAAGTAGACTTTGACCCTTGTCTCTCTTTCCTAACTCCTAATAcattggttctcagccttcctaacactgcaaccctgaacacagttcctcacattgtggtgaccccaaccataaagttaagattgttgccacttcataactataattttgctactgttatgatttgTCATGTAAATCCCAATGGTCCCAAGTGACCACtctaaaagggttatttgactccgAAGGGGTCATGCCCACAGGTTAGGGCTATTGTCCTAATAGAAGGCCAGAGTTAATTCTGTGCTTAGCTTTTTAGTATTATTCTCATTAACTGTTTACTATAAATGTCTGTGTATGGGTACGTGCATGCGGTCATAGCACCAATGGGGACTGGGGACTAGAAGTTAGATCTCCAAggagttggggttacaggtggttgtgaacttcCTGATGTGGGTCATGGGAAGCAAACTTAAATCAGCATGTACTCTTAACTGCTCCCGATCcctactttttttgtttgtttttgttttcaagacagaatttttaGCTCTGGCTATCTCggaactgtgtagaccaggctagcctggagctatcacttgcctctgccacccgagtgctggcactaaaggcaTGAGCCTTCATGCCCAGCTAAAAAGCACAGGATGGTGGTCTGAGTGACCACAATAAAGGGCCCTGGCTCCCCTGTGCTCCCTGTCAGGTCCTGCCCGCTCGTCCCCAGGTCTCTTTGAGCCGAAGCCcactttttcctgtctttttccgTAAGTTCATTCAGCTTTCTGTTCCTGTTCCTGTGTCCTATTCTTGTCCCTCAGGTATCTATTGTGGACAGCGGCGTTCGGGGCACCATTGCTGTGGGGCTGGTCCCTCAGTACTACAGCTTGGATCACCAGCCTGGCTGGTTGCCTGACTCCGTAGCCTACCATGCTGATGATGGCAAGTGAGTGGTCCTGCTGTGGGGTGGAAGTCTGGATGTGAGGAAAAAGCTACCTCTGAGTGCTTTtctcctctacttcctgtcttGGGTTTCCTCATAAGCTACCCCTGCTGGTGTGAGGACGGCAGAGAGGGTGACGTGACTAGTAGGACACAGGTGGATGCTGCCCAGAGAGGAGCTactgagaggggctggggaggcatAAGAGCAGGTACCACACATAGTTCTATCTATGACTTGTGCCACTATCTCCATAGGCTATACAATGGCCGCGCCAAGGGACGCCAGTTTGGGTCAAAGTGCAACTCTGGGGACCGGATTGGCTGTGGCATTGAGCCTGTGTCCTTCGATGTGCAGACTGCCCAGATCTTCTTCACCAAAAACGGGAAGCGGGTGAGTGGGCAACCCCGGGAGGGTTCCAGTGGCCGGAATCTGCCTGAGGATTTGTGGGGTGACCAGGAAGAGTCTGATGGTTTTGTTCCTATCTCCTTTCTGGACCCTTCCCTGCCCTGGGCAGTTGGGATATGATCCAGATCAGAGGCTTAGAGCGTCCAGTGACTCCaaccagcagaggcagagacctgtgactggaaggagagggaaagctCAGGTGATAGCCAGGAGGCTTGGCTGCCATGCCTGAAGctctgtgttcagtccccagcaataCATACGCAGGGTGCTGCGGCCCTCAGGAGAGCCAGAAGGGCAAAGTCATTTTTactacacagtgagttgggtCACATGGGCCACTATGTGTAAAAAGAGTTTTCTTTCAGGATGTGGCCCTGAGAGCCTGCTCACACTCAACACTGAGTCGACTCAGTGGGTTTAAACAAGGACCACGTGAAGTTAGGTGGGATCCATGGTGATGCTGGAGAGAAGGAATTGGAGCAGAGGAATGGGTTTGATCAAAGCACATTATatgcatatgaaattctcaaacaataaaaagataaagagagatggttcagcagttaagagcactggctgctcttccagaggacccaggtctggttcccagcaccctcattgcttagcagctcacacctgtctgtaactccagctccaaggggatctgacatcctcacacagacatacgtgccggcaaaacaccagtgcacatgaaataaaaataaaccgttttttaaaatgtgaaagggGAAGGATTATGGTGTGGCTGTATTAGGTGGAGGCTCCAGGGGCTTGATTTGATATTTTGGGGGATATGtcctttggcttttttcttttacttcttgagcccttttctcttcagagatgGTTGTAGCAGAAAGAGGGGGGCGGGGGACTGACTTAAAACTCTCTGCctcacctctctcctcccagtctgctGGGGAAAGATTGTTTCTCAAGCTAGGCAAGAGGTCAGCTCCCTGTGTAGCCTTAGCgctgtgcctgtgtgcctggcGCTGCGGTGCTCACGCCCAAGTTTGCAGATCACTCGGCAGGaagtctggaggctgaggcttGCCTTCCAGCTCCATGGAACTTGCAGGGGAATGAATACTTAGATCTTAAACCTCTACTGAGCCTCAGTCTGTGAGTGTGTACGTGGTAATTACTGGTCGTATCATCTTGCAAATGCCCTTTTGAGAATGGATGAGTTTTGGAAAAGTGAACCACACgatagagctctctctctctctctctctctctctctctctctctctctctctctctctctctctctttctctctctctctgctgcaggTGGGCTCCACCATCATGCCCATGTCCCCAGATGGGCTCTTCCCAGCAGTTGGTATGCATTCCCTGGGTGAGGAGGTGAGGCTGCACCTCAATGCCGAGCTGGGCCGTGAGGATGACAGCGTCATGATGGTGGACAGTTATGAAGATGAATGGGGCCGGCTGCATGATGTCAGAGTCTGTGGGACGGTAAGTAGAAGGCGCTGGATTAACGGGCTGGGAAGAACACACTAGACATGTAAGCACATTGGTGTTGCTTAGAATGAGGAGGAAGgacagtgtatgtgcatgcgtgtgtgtgtgtgtgtgtgtgtgtgtgtgtgtgtgtgtgtgtgcctccattctttctttgagacaggatctcattgtgcCTCAAagtctgggctggcctggaactcaaacttgtctcctgcgtgctgggattaaaggcatgtcacTAAGcttggctttttcttctctttatcttgATATATCTCAGGAATgttgcttaggctggccttgaatttgcattCTGCCCACCTTGGCCTCTTGACAGTCCTGTGACACTGTACCCGTACAGTGGCTTTTGTGTGGCTTTGGGAAGTGGGAGTTAGGGCCTTGATTTGGTTCTTGGAGTCCAGAGCTGTATTCTGAGAAtaattccttcttttcccttcactTGGGAGCTCAGGTTGAATAAGTGGAatcagctttctctttcttcagtgtttgagGGCTGGTGTGGAAGCCCAGTGCATATGCTTCTGTTTTGCCTTGATTCAGGTCAGCTGGGCTTAACTTGAACTGCAAATTAACTTCTGGCTTCCAGAGGTTATAGAACTGAGGACAGAGGTGAGCGAGGGTTATTCTAAGAGGTTGTCATTGGTggtggtagagtgtgtgtgtgtgtgtgtgtgtgtgtgtgtctcgctGGGTATTAAACATACCCTTTCACATGCTAAAAGAgtcttctgccactgagctgtatctatagctcttctcttctttctttctttttatttttgtgacccGGCCTTGCTAAGCTGCCCTGCTGGTTCTGAACTCGGTTTGTAACCCAGGCAGGTCTTgaatccacatgcctctgcctccaagtagtagggattacaggcctgcatccAGGCCCAGTTTTGGGATCTTGAATAAACATAAGTGTCAGTATCTTCTGACTTTTTGGATGACAAGGCAGTTGGTGACGAGTGGGGGGATCTCGAAGCCTCTGCACTGAGAActctcactgccccctcctggttcccagcctgtcctctttctccaccgtTTGACTTTCTCACCTCAACACAGGCAGCTTCAAAAGTAGCtgtggggcttggggatttagctcagtggttgagcgcttgcctagcaagcgcaaagccctgggttcggtcctcagctccggaaaaaaaaaaaaaaaaaagtggctgtgATAGAAAAACAGGAGCAGTGGGGGAGAAGTGGGCTTAGGAGCAAGGCCTTGCCTCATGGAGTTCAGGGTAAATGAGCTCAGAGAAAGTGGCAGAAAGTCAGCCCTGTAAGGGCTATGGTGATGGCTGCTTCCCTGCTGGCCCTGGGGGTGAGGGCtgtggtggttgtgagccaaggCCTCAGATGCCCCTTCTCCCTCAATGCCCCTCCCCCCTCGATGCCCCTCCTCCTTAGGCTCACCGCTGCTTTCTCCCATCCGTTTTGACGACATCCACAGAGTTGGGCTTGGAACTGAGCCGGGCTGTGTTCCAGCCCTCATCTTTGACCTCTCCTCAATTTTCCTGGCGTCCTTTCCCTGCCTGGACTTGCCCCCTctaccccagctcctcccaggcaGCTTTTCTGAGTGAGGTGGAATCCTGCAGACATTATAAATagacttccttcctccctcccctcagcaTCCTCAGTCCACTCGGGTAGGAATAACCCCTTAAGCATAGTTGCAGAAGTTGGCTGTCTTAAACCCTCACCTCAGCCCAGAGggctggcgggggggggggtgtccactGCACTGCGATCTCAGGCTCCTGTTCCCTGCACTTGTGCGCTCTGTGCTTGTTTCTCACACTTTAGTCAGAGTACTGAGATGACAGATGTGAGGTACCATGCCTGAGTAGGCTAGGCAAGAGTTAGCCTCTTTCTCCAGCTGTCTAGTGcacctttattcatttattacatttatttaatttattgtgtgtgtgcatgtggacgtcagaggacagACGTGGGAGCtgattctctccctctgtcaCGGGGGTTCCAGGGATGGAATTTTGGtgctcaggcttggcagcaggtgcccCCACGGAGCCACCCCTGTGGGCTGAGGAACAAGTCTCTTGAAGGACGTATGCCCTTTTAGTTTTGCCAACAGTCCCATCTTTCAAATGAGGATAACTTGCCCGGTCTCTGTCCTCTGTTCTTTTGTACTATCCACTGTATTTACAATCGGAGCTGTGTTGTCCTAGAAGGACCCAGGAGAGTGTATTCCTCTAAAGATGGCTagcatacattttattctttactcTTGCTGTTGGGGACCTGCCATTGGATCCACAACCTTCTTCCAGCCAAGATGGTGGTCTCAGTAGGGCACCCCAGAAGCCTGGAGACCTGGGAAGGTCTCAAATCTGTCTTAGCCTAAGGTGTCTCAAAAGGACATAACTGGTATTTCAGTTAGGACagttgtttattatttatgtgtgtgcctgcgcaTGGGCACATACCATGGCATGCGTGTGGAGTGGAGACCAGGGTTAATTTGCAGGAATCGGCTGCTTCcccaccctgtgggtcctgagGGCCCGACTCAGCTCATCAGGCTGGGCAGCCAAACCTTCGCCTGCTGAGCCACCTCGGTGGGCAGCGCAGGGTGACTGACGGTCAGCGCCGTTAGGTTCCAGACACAGGTTATCACTGCTGTGACAGCCCGGCAGGCACCACGCTTTCATTCTCTGCTTctgtagagaagagagaagggacttGCTTCAATTGTCACACAGCCATGAACAGGGAAAATAGGCCCAGGTAGTCATTCCCTGACCCATCTGTGCCCTTTTTGACAGTTCAATACCGATGGTCCCTGACTTAAGGTTTTTCATTTATGATGGTGTGAAAACTACATAGTTCAATAAAAGCCATACTtgagattttattattatttagacatggtctcactccgtagccctgggtggcctggagctctctatgtagaccaggatggctacATAGATGGCTCACAAGGGTCTTCCAGCTTCTGTAAATGTCACCCTGCTAGGCCATATTTCAGATTCTGAATTTTGAGCATTTTAGTGGTCAGACTCTTACCTCACATGCATGAAGCCCTTAGTTCATCCACCCCCTAGTAGTGCAGAGGGCACAGAAGTAGGTGTGGATTGTGATCTTTTCCCCAGGTTGTGGCATTGGACACTGACTGCAGCTTCCTCCCACCTGCTAACACAGAGGAATCAGCTGGCACACTGAGCAAAACACTGCGTGTTGTCAGCTCCAGGCAGTgcactttgttttggttttggttttttgagacagggtttctccgtgtagccctggctgttctggaactcactttgtagacagagatctgcctgcctctgtccttgagcactggattaaaggcatgcgctcACCCGTGGCTTAGCCACCCATGACTTAGCCAGTGCTTGctcttattcctttctttttcttcttctttcctgtcTGGCAGTAGTgtctcatgtaactcaggctagccttgactaatcctcctacctccacttcctgagtgctgggactatgaCCACACCTGCTTTGTGTGGATGGccggggatcaaacccagggtttcctGAGGGCTAGGCAGATACTGCCAACTAAGCTAcagtgcctgtctgcctgcctgcctgtctgtatatctgtctcctgtttctgtctgtctgtctacctcctgcctgcttgcctgcctgcctgcctgccttccttccttccttccttccttccttccttccttccttccttccttccttccttgctgttttgcctgtgtatatatttgtaccaTGTGGGTATCTGCTGCctttagaggccagaaaaggcaatgaattccctggaactggagatggttgtgaaccaacatgtgggtgctgggaacttaacctGTGTTGTTTGGGAAAGCAataagtgcttttaatcactgggccatctctctagcccagaatTAGCTCTGTTTGAGTAAATTCTTCCCTTACCTGTGGCCTCAGTTTACCCTCCTTTTAAAGAAGCCCTAAGTTCCCTTGCCCCGGAGGACTGAGGGTGGTGAAGAATTGCTGTTGCCCCCAGGGCCTGCAAAGTGAGGTAATATGTGCAGAGGGTTGTGGGGTCTGTCTGTACTAATCTTATCTTTGTTCACTGTTCATGGCTTTCGACACTCCTTACAGTGGCAGCTTTGGTACACAAAAAGAGGGGATTCTCCCCAGACTAAACTCAGGAGGAGACTGTGTTGGGGCCTGAGCTGGGAGCTTGTATATGATTCCTGTTTCAGCCACTTCTGGGCTTTCTGGGCTTGCTCCTTCTGAGAAGACTTAGGTTTTGTTCTGGCCAGTGGTAGGAGAGTGGGAATCAGCAAGACAGAGGAGTGCAGGAGGGCATGGAGTGAGTGCAGACTAAATTCTGATGTGCAGCTTCAGTGAAACACTAGGTGGTCTGCAGTAacgttgctgctgctgctgctgctgctgctgctgctggaggtggaggtggcgtgggtggtggtggaggaggtggtgctgctgctggtggtgctaTACTAGAAGGTCCTTTGTCCTCAGCTAGGATGCACAGGAGGGAGGGATCATTGCAGCTGTAgctagttcagtggtagaatattCAACCCTCCTGCACAGAGTCCTGGGTTTGATACCCAGTACTACAAACATCCATCCTGGTTTGCCTAAGGATTGGCCTAGTGGGAGGTACAGGCTGAAAGGTCATGTCCATTGGGATTGGTAGTTGCAGTAGAACCAATCCCCATTTCCTGACAGATTGTGTGTCTCATCAGCTGGGCTGTCAGGCTCCATTGACACTCTGATCACTCACTCacttcattttatctttctacCTAATTTTGATAACTCCATTTCACTGATGAAGCAATTAAGGCTTACAGAGGTGAACATGCAATGTTCAAGCTTAGTGCAACTAAGCAATATTAGTTAGAGTTTGAACTGGGTCTTTCAAACTAAGAGGCAACTGAGGCTTAGACTGAAGGACCAAGCCCGCAGACCTTGGCAACTGTAACTCTAGACCTAAATTCCCAAGTGTGGTGCCCAGAAAGGATCTGTCAGGGAGTGactcctgctctggcctctgctgaAGGTCCAGGAAGGCTTGCTGAGAGcagaagagcagcctgtgtttgGGGTGTCTGCCCTGggttgggctggttccactcttGAAGACGACCTGGTGCTCAGGGCCAGGGTGTCAGCACACGGCCTCCGTGCTTGTCAGGAGCTGGTGGGTGTGGGTTGAAGTCCCAGGTCAGGGCAAGTCATCCTCATGGCCTCTTGCCCTTAGGAAGCATCCCCACCCTGTCAGAACCGAAGCAGCTGCCTTCTGTGggctgaggctgaaggaacgTTTGGGCGGGCCTTTCCCAAGAAGCATGATCTGGATGGGCTGTCTTTTGGCCATGGAGCTAGAGAACACCCTGTTTCCAACCTAGAGAGGCCAGTGAATAGAATGGGTCAAGGGTAGCTGTGGGTTCCTCGTCCAGCTCTGCAGTAATGGGCGGAAGTGGACCGTAGGGTGCTTGATAGATGAGGCTCATAAGTGTCAGGGCACACTTCTCCAggctgtgggggctggggagcacTCTCAGTGCTACAGACGAGTACAGGGGTGGGTCTGGCTTCTCCCCATCTGTCCCCACTTGTCTGTAGAGTATGGGAGGGTAAATTTGGAGGCTCTGGAGCTGAGTGAAATGAGATCTTCTCTTCCACTCTGAAAGCGGACGAGTAGGGTTGGCTTCTGCAGGAGATGCCCCGGGCCCTCCCAGTggtgcaggctgaggcaggaacatcAGTGGGGTGAGGCCATTGTCTTAAGGCTTGCTAGGGATTAGTGGAGAAGGCCCCAGTAAGGGTGCTTTTTGTAGGGCTGCAGGGCTGGGAGGGTAAAGTTGAGGGCAGTTGGGTTAATTAAAAGGGAATTAAGGAATCTTAGGTaatggtgggtgggtgagagaggagATGGACTGAGGCACAGCCCCAGTGTTACCATGCATCCCATAAGATCTGCATTGGGGGATGCTACCCGCTGTGTGGGACCTGAAGAGTCCAGCCTGCCAATCAtctctcctctgaccttcacacccCATGCCAGCCTGAGTGAGGGTTGGGAACAGAGGGCCTGCCATCTGTCTCTACCGTGACTTTTGCCTGTGTGACAGGATAGGTGGAGTTGCTGTCCCTGGGCTCTTGGCTCCCTGGGGCAATGAATGACCCAGCAATGAATAGGTCTGTTCAGAGCCAAGTAGAACAGATCTTGAGAAACTATGTCAGTCCCATCTGTGCATAATGAGCTTCTGAGCCTGTCCTCTCCCCTCAAATATCTGGGCTTGGCTCCTGAGTTCTATACATCCCTGTTCTTAGGCGGCGTCCTGGAAAGGCCTGGGAGGCTGGCTTGGGGGTTGCTCAGGGAATGGATGTTCCAGCCTAAGGACCCCCAGAGAGCTTCCTGGTAGTGCACCTGGAGATGTGCGTGCAGTTTTCCAGTGTCCTGACAGTGGCTCTGAAGGAGCAGACAGACGCATCCCACACCAAACACCTGTGTCTGTTGCCCttgtccttctctgcctgcctAGAACTTGGAGTCCACTTTGCTTTTAGAATCCTTTCTCATTTACCAGGGGATATGGGCAGACCCAGAACACTGGTACCCAAGTTACTTTGGACCCAGTGTCCAGGGCAGTATCACCTGACGCCTGACTCTTACCCCACAGCTGCTGGAGTATTTGGGGAAGGGCAA
This window harbors:
- the Spryd3 gene encoding SPRY domain-containing protein 3, yielding MRRTRRPRFVLMNKMDDLNLHYRFLNWRRRIREIREVRAFRYQERFKHILVDGDTLSYHGNSGEVGCYVASRPLTKDSNYFEVSIVDSGVRGTIAVGLVPQYYSLDHQPGWLPDSVAYHADDGKLYNGRAKGRQFGSKCNSGDRIGCGIEPVSFDVQTAQIFFTKNGKRVGSTIMPMSPDGLFPAVGMHSLGEEVRLHLNAELGREDDSVMMVDSYEDEWGRLHDVRVCGTLLEYLGKGKSIVDVGLAQARHPLSTRSHYFEVEIVDPGEKCYIALGLARKDYPKNRHPGWSRGSVAYHADDGKIFHGSGVGDPFGPRCYKGDIMGCGIMFPRDYILDSEGDSDDSCDTVILSPTARAVRNVRNVMYLHQEGEEEEEEEEEEEDGEEIEQEHEGKKVVVFFTRNGKIIGKKDAVVPSGGFFPTIGMLSCGEKVKVDLHPLSG